A genomic stretch from Oreochromis niloticus isolate F11D_XX linkage group LG11, O_niloticus_UMD_NMBU, whole genome shotgun sequence includes:
- the sybu gene encoding syntabulin isoform X1 produces MGPFQEYEENKSPQKGSPRSRIPRLVLHPFRPKDKGSPLSDSPFSEEEGRECDISSEHSKRTISTNSFCSDDTGCPTSQSVSPSKTPSGSEQSAHGSPILPERKTKVKRVRVMAEWSGEARSAPRHKRELRSAMKARGSEADFSSSSSTGSLKTREGLTSNSVGKKALSRSRSTHIRPLPVFKPAGNPAANRDAELYAPYRTPPRAASSTNSSSCTSSPTSRRAGLGRYHSCGDNHGIRPPNPEQYLTPLQQKEVAIRHLKTKLLESENRVHDRETEIEELKAQLSRMREDWIEEECHRVEAQLSLKEARKEIKQLRQVVETMKSSLMEKDKGIQKYFIDINIQNRKLESLLQSMELAQSGANLQDENTLDFMYDSSDGSGKKMVGDEEGAMEVGHQGAEAMADSGLLANDEMANRADILEKVFMSTAMDFSQDCSSKLRASAESGPGVSALSGERQLTDSSTGTQPTLPDMVAISGTLPHQDKEVQADIMPMPPDLQALLFQLLKFHGVAAGDAALSAPVSLIEFPNLPGSICTTTKQPDSTPSQPSTFPESPDTSADSGTCCSEPSENRRFMEELDFAVGEEEPHLSSGLDVVGKRYWSNSFLVDLVAVAAPVLPTVAWLYSRHGLDGSTPVYNIAALIRGCCIMGLHSLRHITYRPDA; encoded by the exons ATGGGACCATTCCAAGAATATGAG gaaaacaaatcaCCACAGAAAGGGAGCCCCCGCAGCCGCATCCCACGTCTGGTCCTCCATCCTTTCCGACCGAAAGACAAGGGATCACCTCTGTCTGATTCCCCTTTCTCAGAGGAGGAGGGCAGGGAGTGTGACATCAGCTCTGAGCACTCCAAGAGGACCATCAGCACCAACAGTTTTTGTTCTG ATGACACCGGCTGCCCCACTAGTCAGTCTGTGTCCCCCTCCAAAACCCCGTCAGGCTCAGAGCAGAGTGCCCACGGATCGCCGATACTCCCAGAGCGCAAGACCAAAGTGAAGAGGGTGAGGGTGATGGCCGAGTGGAGCGGTGAAGCACGGAGCGCGCCGAGGCACAAGAGGGAGCTGAGGTCGGCCATGAAAGCCAGAG gTAGTGAGGCAGACTTCAGCTCTTCCAGCAGCACAGGCAGCCTGAAGACCAGGGAGGGTCTCACTTCCAATTCAGTTGGAAAGAAAGCTCTTTCACGCAG tcgCAGCACTCACATCAGGCCACTTCCGGTGTTCAAACCAGCCGGGAACCCAGCAGCCAACAGAGATGCAGAACTCTACGCACCCTACCGAACTCCTCCAAGAGCTGCCTCCTcaaccaacagcagcagctgcaccTCCAGCCCCACTTCTAG GAGGGCAGGTCTTGGCCGCTACCATTCATGTGGCGACAACCACGGAATCAGGCCTCCGAACCCTGAGCAGTACCTCACCCCTCTGCAGCAGAAGGAAGTGGCCATCAGACACCTGAAGACCAAACTGCTGGAATCTGAGAACAGAGTCCATGACAG agagacagagattgaGGAGCTTAAAGCCCAGCTTAGCAGAATGAGGGAGGACTGGATTGAAGAAGAGTGCCACCGGGTGGAGGCTCAGCTGTCCCTCAAAGAAGCACGCAAAGAGATCAAGCAGCTGCGTCAGGTGGTGGAAACCATGAAGAGCAGCCTGATGGAAAAAGATAAAGGAATTCAGAAATACTTCATTGACATCAACATCCAAAACAGGAAGTTGGAGTCCCTGCTGCAAAGCATGGAGCTCGCCCAGAGTGGTGCCAACCTCCAAGATGAAAACACCCTGGACTTTATGTACGACAGCTCTGATGGCAGCGGGAAGAAGATGGTGGGGGATGAGGAAGGTGCGATGGAGGTGGGACACCAAGGAGCAGAGGCAATGGCAGACAGCGGGCTGCTGGCAAATGATGAGATGGCGAACAGAGCGGACATTTTGGAGAAGGTCTTCATGTCCACTGCAATGGATTTCAGTCAGGACTGTAGCAGCAAGCTGAGGGCCAGTGCAGAGTCTGGGCCCGGAGTGTCTGCGCTGTCAGGAGAGAGACAGTTAACAGATTCATCCACTGGAACCCAGCCCACTCTACCAGATATGGTTGCCATCTCAGGCACACTTCCGCATCAGGACAAAGAAGTCCAGGCCGACATCATGCCCATGCCTCCAGACCTGCAGGCGCTGCTCTTTCAGCTTCTAAAGTTCCATGGGGTTGCAGCAGGAGATGCAGCTCTATCAGCCCCAGTTAGTCTAATAGAGTTCCCAAACCTACCTGGCTCCATTTGCACCACCACCAAACAGCCTGACTCAACACCTTCCCAACCCAGCACATTTCCAGAGAGCCCCGACACCTCCGCCGATTCTGGCACATGTTGCTCAGAGCCTTCCGAGAACAGACGATTCATGGAGGAGCTGGACTTTGCTGTCGGCGAGGAGGAGCCTCATCTGTCATCAGGACTGGATGTGGTTGGCAAGCGTTACTGGAGCAACAGCTTCCTGGTGGATCTGGTGGCAGTAGCAGCACCAGTATTGCCTACAGTGGCTTGGCTGTACTCACGACATGGCTTGGACGGAAGCACTCCAGTGTACAACATCGCTGCCCTGATTAGGGGCTGCTGCATCATGGGATTGCACTCTCTTCGTCACATCACTTATAGGCCTGATGCGTAA
- the sybu gene encoding syntabulin isoform X2, with protein MGPFQEYEENKSPQKGSPRSRIPRLVLHPFRPKDKGSPLSDSPFSEEEGRECDISSEHSKRTISTNSFCSGSEQSAHGSPILPERKTKVKRVRVMAEWSGEARSAPRHKRELRSAMKARGSEADFSSSSSTGSLKTREGLTSNSVGKKALSRSRSTHIRPLPVFKPAGNPAANRDAELYAPYRTPPRAASSTNSSSCTSSPTSRRAGLGRYHSCGDNHGIRPPNPEQYLTPLQQKEVAIRHLKTKLLESENRVHDRETEIEELKAQLSRMREDWIEEECHRVEAQLSLKEARKEIKQLRQVVETMKSSLMEKDKGIQKYFIDINIQNRKLESLLQSMELAQSGANLQDENTLDFMYDSSDGSGKKMVGDEEGAMEVGHQGAEAMADSGLLANDEMANRADILEKVFMSTAMDFSQDCSSKLRASAESGPGVSALSGERQLTDSSTGTQPTLPDMVAISGTLPHQDKEVQADIMPMPPDLQALLFQLLKFHGVAAGDAALSAPVSLIEFPNLPGSICTTTKQPDSTPSQPSTFPESPDTSADSGTCCSEPSENRRFMEELDFAVGEEEPHLSSGLDVVGKRYWSNSFLVDLVAVAAPVLPTVAWLYSRHGLDGSTPVYNIAALIRGCCIMGLHSLRHITYRPDA; from the exons ATGGGACCATTCCAAGAATATGAG gaaaacaaatcaCCACAGAAAGGGAGCCCCCGCAGCCGCATCCCACGTCTGGTCCTCCATCCTTTCCGACCGAAAGACAAGGGATCACCTCTGTCTGATTCCCCTTTCTCAGAGGAGGAGGGCAGGGAGTGTGACATCAGCTCTGAGCACTCCAAGAGGACCATCAGCACCAACAGTTTTTGTTCTG GCTCAGAGCAGAGTGCCCACGGATCGCCGATACTCCCAGAGCGCAAGACCAAAGTGAAGAGGGTGAGGGTGATGGCCGAGTGGAGCGGTGAAGCACGGAGCGCGCCGAGGCACAAGAGGGAGCTGAGGTCGGCCATGAAAGCCAGAG gTAGTGAGGCAGACTTCAGCTCTTCCAGCAGCACAGGCAGCCTGAAGACCAGGGAGGGTCTCACTTCCAATTCAGTTGGAAAGAAAGCTCTTTCACGCAG tcgCAGCACTCACATCAGGCCACTTCCGGTGTTCAAACCAGCCGGGAACCCAGCAGCCAACAGAGATGCAGAACTCTACGCACCCTACCGAACTCCTCCAAGAGCTGCCTCCTcaaccaacagcagcagctgcaccTCCAGCCCCACTTCTAG GAGGGCAGGTCTTGGCCGCTACCATTCATGTGGCGACAACCACGGAATCAGGCCTCCGAACCCTGAGCAGTACCTCACCCCTCTGCAGCAGAAGGAAGTGGCCATCAGACACCTGAAGACCAAACTGCTGGAATCTGAGAACAGAGTCCATGACAG agagacagagattgaGGAGCTTAAAGCCCAGCTTAGCAGAATGAGGGAGGACTGGATTGAAGAAGAGTGCCACCGGGTGGAGGCTCAGCTGTCCCTCAAAGAAGCACGCAAAGAGATCAAGCAGCTGCGTCAGGTGGTGGAAACCATGAAGAGCAGCCTGATGGAAAAAGATAAAGGAATTCAGAAATACTTCATTGACATCAACATCCAAAACAGGAAGTTGGAGTCCCTGCTGCAAAGCATGGAGCTCGCCCAGAGTGGTGCCAACCTCCAAGATGAAAACACCCTGGACTTTATGTACGACAGCTCTGATGGCAGCGGGAAGAAGATGGTGGGGGATGAGGAAGGTGCGATGGAGGTGGGACACCAAGGAGCAGAGGCAATGGCAGACAGCGGGCTGCTGGCAAATGATGAGATGGCGAACAGAGCGGACATTTTGGAGAAGGTCTTCATGTCCACTGCAATGGATTTCAGTCAGGACTGTAGCAGCAAGCTGAGGGCCAGTGCAGAGTCTGGGCCCGGAGTGTCTGCGCTGTCAGGAGAGAGACAGTTAACAGATTCATCCACTGGAACCCAGCCCACTCTACCAGATATGGTTGCCATCTCAGGCACACTTCCGCATCAGGACAAAGAAGTCCAGGCCGACATCATGCCCATGCCTCCAGACCTGCAGGCGCTGCTCTTTCAGCTTCTAAAGTTCCATGGGGTTGCAGCAGGAGATGCAGCTCTATCAGCCCCAGTTAGTCTAATAGAGTTCCCAAACCTACCTGGCTCCATTTGCACCACCACCAAACAGCCTGACTCAACACCTTCCCAACCCAGCACATTTCCAGAGAGCCCCGACACCTCCGCCGATTCTGGCACATGTTGCTCAGAGCCTTCCGAGAACAGACGATTCATGGAGGAGCTGGACTTTGCTGTCGGCGAGGAGGAGCCTCATCTGTCATCAGGACTGGATGTGGTTGGCAAGCGTTACTGGAGCAACAGCTTCCTGGTGGATCTGGTGGCAGTAGCAGCACCAGTATTGCCTACAGTGGCTTGGCTGTACTCACGACATGGCTTGGACGGAAGCACTCCAGTGTACAACATCGCTGCCCTGATTAGGGGCTGCTGCATCATGGGATTGCACTCTCTTCGTCACATCACTTATAGGCCTGATGCGTAA
- the sybu gene encoding syntabulin isoform X3, whose product MVLFNGKRHYSGSEADFSSSSSTGSLKTREGLTSNSVGKKALSRSRSTHIRPLPVFKPAGNPAANRDAELYAPYRTPPRAASSTNSSSCTSSPTSRRAGLGRYHSCGDNHGIRPPNPEQYLTPLQQKEVAIRHLKTKLLESENRVHDRETEIEELKAQLSRMREDWIEEECHRVEAQLSLKEARKEIKQLRQVVETMKSSLMEKDKGIQKYFIDINIQNRKLESLLQSMELAQSGANLQDENTLDFMYDSSDGSGKKMVGDEEGAMEVGHQGAEAMADSGLLANDEMANRADILEKVFMSTAMDFSQDCSSKLRASAESGPGVSALSGERQLTDSSTGTQPTLPDMVAISGTLPHQDKEVQADIMPMPPDLQALLFQLLKFHGVAAGDAALSAPVSLIEFPNLPGSICTTTKQPDSTPSQPSTFPESPDTSADSGTCCSEPSENRRFMEELDFAVGEEEPHLSSGLDVVGKRYWSNSFLVDLVAVAAPVLPTVAWLYSRHGLDGSTPVYNIAALIRGCCIMGLHSLRHITYRPDA is encoded by the exons ATGGTTTTGTTTAATGGAAAAAGACACTACTCAG gTAGTGAGGCAGACTTCAGCTCTTCCAGCAGCACAGGCAGCCTGAAGACCAGGGAGGGTCTCACTTCCAATTCAGTTGGAAAGAAAGCTCTTTCACGCAG tcgCAGCACTCACATCAGGCCACTTCCGGTGTTCAAACCAGCCGGGAACCCAGCAGCCAACAGAGATGCAGAACTCTACGCACCCTACCGAACTCCTCCAAGAGCTGCCTCCTcaaccaacagcagcagctgcaccTCCAGCCCCACTTCTAG GAGGGCAGGTCTTGGCCGCTACCATTCATGTGGCGACAACCACGGAATCAGGCCTCCGAACCCTGAGCAGTACCTCACCCCTCTGCAGCAGAAGGAAGTGGCCATCAGACACCTGAAGACCAAACTGCTGGAATCTGAGAACAGAGTCCATGACAG agagacagagattgaGGAGCTTAAAGCCCAGCTTAGCAGAATGAGGGAGGACTGGATTGAAGAAGAGTGCCACCGGGTGGAGGCTCAGCTGTCCCTCAAAGAAGCACGCAAAGAGATCAAGCAGCTGCGTCAGGTGGTGGAAACCATGAAGAGCAGCCTGATGGAAAAAGATAAAGGAATTCAGAAATACTTCATTGACATCAACATCCAAAACAGGAAGTTGGAGTCCCTGCTGCAAAGCATGGAGCTCGCCCAGAGTGGTGCCAACCTCCAAGATGAAAACACCCTGGACTTTATGTACGACAGCTCTGATGGCAGCGGGAAGAAGATGGTGGGGGATGAGGAAGGTGCGATGGAGGTGGGACACCAAGGAGCAGAGGCAATGGCAGACAGCGGGCTGCTGGCAAATGATGAGATGGCGAACAGAGCGGACATTTTGGAGAAGGTCTTCATGTCCACTGCAATGGATTTCAGTCAGGACTGTAGCAGCAAGCTGAGGGCCAGTGCAGAGTCTGGGCCCGGAGTGTCTGCGCTGTCAGGAGAGAGACAGTTAACAGATTCATCCACTGGAACCCAGCCCACTCTACCAGATATGGTTGCCATCTCAGGCACACTTCCGCATCAGGACAAAGAAGTCCAGGCCGACATCATGCCCATGCCTCCAGACCTGCAGGCGCTGCTCTTTCAGCTTCTAAAGTTCCATGGGGTTGCAGCAGGAGATGCAGCTCTATCAGCCCCAGTTAGTCTAATAGAGTTCCCAAACCTACCTGGCTCCATTTGCACCACCACCAAACAGCCTGACTCAACACCTTCCCAACCCAGCACATTTCCAGAGAGCCCCGACACCTCCGCCGATTCTGGCACATGTTGCTCAGAGCCTTCCGAGAACAGACGATTCATGGAGGAGCTGGACTTTGCTGTCGGCGAGGAGGAGCCTCATCTGTCATCAGGACTGGATGTGGTTGGCAAGCGTTACTGGAGCAACAGCTTCCTGGTGGATCTGGTGGCAGTAGCAGCACCAGTATTGCCTACAGTGGCTTGGCTGTACTCACGACATGGCTTGGACGGAAGCACTCCAGTGTACAACATCGCTGCCCTGATTAGGGGCTGCTGCATCATGGGATTGCACTCTCTTCGTCACATCACTTATAGGCCTGATGCGTAA
- the ebag9 gene encoding receptor-binding cancer antigen expressed on SiSo cells isoform X2, with translation MAISQFRLFKICTCLASFLSFFKRLICRSGRGRKLSGDQITLPTTVDFSSSVPKQPEIEEWSSWDEEAPTSIKIEGGNGNVSPPPNDVDEEPDYFKDMAPTIRKTQKIVLKKREPLNYLVPDGSAGFSSRLAASQDMMTFIPPSAELGEMDTWQEDTNAWEDESDAAWEAEEVLRQQKMAEREKRFMEQQRKKMEKEAQRMMKKEQKIAVKLS, from the exons ATGGCCATCTCTCAGTTCCGTCTATTTAAGATCTGCACATGCCTAGccagctttctttctttctttaaaaggtTAATATGCAG GAGTGGAAGGGGCCGCAAGCTCAGTGGTGATCAAATAACTCTCCCAACAACAGTGGATTTTTCATCATCTGTACCAAAACAG CCAGAGATTGAGGAATGGAGCTCTTGGGATGAAGAGGCTCCTACAAGTATTAAGATTGAAGGTGGCAACGGCaatgtctcccccccacccaaCGATGTAGATGAAGAGCCAGACTACTTCAAAGACATGGCTCCCACCATCAGGAAAACACAGAAG ATTGTGTTAAAGAAAAGGGAGCCTTTGAACTACCTGGTGCCTGATGGCTCAGCAGGCTTCTCCAGCAGATTGGCAGCCTCTCAGGATATGATGACTTTCATTCCCCCCTCA GCTGAACTGGGCGAAATGGACACCTGGCAGGAGGACACAAATGCCTGGGAGGATGAGTCTGATGCTGCCTGGGAGGCAGAGGAGGTGCTCAG acaaCAGAAGATGGCTGAGAGAGAGAAGCGCTTcatggagcagcagaggaaaaaGATGGAGAAAGAAGCTCAGAGAATGATGAAGAAGGAGCAGAAAATTGCCGTCAAGCTCTCATAA
- the ebag9 gene encoding receptor-binding cancer antigen expressed on SiSo cells isoform X1 yields the protein MAISQFRLFKICTCLASFLSFFKRLICRSGRGRKLSGDQITLPTTVDFSSSVPKQLLLSAQPEIEEWSSWDEEAPTSIKIEGGNGNVSPPPNDVDEEPDYFKDMAPTIRKTQKIVLKKREPLNYLVPDGSAGFSSRLAASQDMMTFIPPSAELGEMDTWQEDTNAWEDESDAAWEAEEVLRQQKMAEREKRFMEQQRKKMEKEAQRMMKKEQKIAVKLS from the exons ATGGCCATCTCTCAGTTCCGTCTATTTAAGATCTGCACATGCCTAGccagctttctttctttctttaaaaggtTAATATGCAG GAGTGGAAGGGGCCGCAAGCTCAGTGGTGATCAAATAACTCTCCCAACAACAGTGGATTTTTCATCATCTGTACCAAAACAG TTACTTTTGTCTGCACAGCCAGAGATTGAGGAATGGAGCTCTTGGGATGAAGAGGCTCCTACAAGTATTAAGATTGAAGGTGGCAACGGCaatgtctcccccccacccaaCGATGTAGATGAAGAGCCAGACTACTTCAAAGACATGGCTCCCACCATCAGGAAAACACAGAAG ATTGTGTTAAAGAAAAGGGAGCCTTTGAACTACCTGGTGCCTGATGGCTCAGCAGGCTTCTCCAGCAGATTGGCAGCCTCTCAGGATATGATGACTTTCATTCCCCCCTCA GCTGAACTGGGCGAAATGGACACCTGGCAGGAGGACACAAATGCCTGGGAGGATGAGTCTGATGCTGCCTGGGAGGCAGAGGAGGTGCTCAG acaaCAGAAGATGGCTGAGAGAGAGAAGCGCTTcatggagcagcagaggaaaaaGATGGAGAAAGAAGCTCAGAGAATGATGAAGAAGGAGCAGAAAATTGCCGTCAAGCTCTCATAA
- the ttk gene encoding dual specificity protein kinase Ttk, whose translation MEEEEHTDRKQQLAMLYQKLNKIKKYLNEDDTDNINQVIGSNSPESCLSYLMDLEKKGDPHLDSNHLTRLIDFYTRVFSNMPLGKHCHNESYARMLVRFAELKAIQDVSEAEANFNVARSHSQNFAFVHIAHAQFEMSQGNTKRGIYILQNAVQVGAQPKEQLEAALRSIQNGKALLRSSEDKENLPVPNSNAQDCVKKGSEFQKVSRTSDGTGDLQLSSIFSSGRDSLGGAPDDQLPGWRTGSQRKRAVGMPVRVPIVPFSIPEKDDDDYNNSRVSKGSDASIPTSLSRQTSGSNMNPIFGLSSSKNSAVDRDLVCVQQPALSPEKSIWEDQAAIDSTTTLLHTCDTKNASRMEDVTYNFDQIVNSNSPESCWAYLTNLEKRGNPHTDINLLNKLKDCYSKVFFKLPVRQYSKNATYARILVRYAELKGIEDPDEAQDHFIVARSNCKAFAFVHIAHAQFEVSQGNVNKATSILHKAHTLNAKPAELLDIAIHNLKAGEKRLLPNSEEEPPTDLQASAPVMSACGGIQEVQLPARVPVRRSVEQPKPASREPLSEWKIPTSINRHVSPEVKQTTPPEPRPIPRLAESFLTPSLQLPSKVNSQTVCETPNSNRYPAANSFITPVVKRGPEVYSSAAAAHRAGPAQQPCTPLNQPLCAQTPQASLSVLSNESITIKGKQFFILKMIGRGGSSKVYQVLDHKKQLYAVKYVNLEEADAQTIESYKNEIEHLNHLQQYSDQIIKLYDYEITNSYIYMLMECGNLDLNTWLRNRKTVNPLERKFYWKNMLEAVHTIHKHGIVHSDLKPANFVIVNASLKLIDFGIANRIQPDVTSIMKDSQVGTLNYMPPEAIKDTSSQTGKARSKISPKGDVWSLGCILYCMTYGKTPFQSITNQISKLHAIIDPSHKIEFPDISEKDLLDVLKRCLVRNPRERISIAELLEHPYLQLKPQASPEPEYPSNNDLKKILTDLAALQSPNSIIRAANNLARMCSSGKKLDVAECAKSSS comes from the exons atggaggaagaggagcacacagacagaaagcagCAACTTGCCATGCTTTATCAAAAGcttaacaaaattaaaaagtatCTCAATGAAG ATGACACAGACAATATTAACCAGGTCATTGGCTCAAACTCACCCGAATCATGCCTTTCATATTTGATGGACTTGGAGAAAAAAGGAGACCCTCACTTGGATAGTAATCACCTCACCAGGCTCATTGACTTTTATACTAGGGTGTTCTCCAATATGCCACTGGGAAAACACTGTCACAATGAGAGCTACGCAAGGATGTTGGTCAGATTTGCAGAGCTGAAAGC AATTCAAGATGTCAGTGAGGCAGAGGCTAACTTCAACGTGGCAAGATCCCACAGCCAGAATTTTGCATTTGTCcacattgcacatgcacagtttGAGATGTCTCAAG GCAACACAAAGAGAGGCATCTACATATTGCAGAATGCTGTTCAGGTGGGTGCCCAACCAAAAGAACAGCTGGAGGCTGCTTTGCGAAGCATTCAGAACGGAAAAGCGCTACTGCGGAGTTCAGAGGATAAGGAAAATTTACCAG TACCAAACAGTAATGCACAGGACTGTGTCAAAAAAGGCTCAGAGTTCCAAAAAGTAAGCAGAACGTCAGATGGGACAGGCGACTTGCAGCTCTCAAGTATTTTTAGTTCAGG GAGGGACTCCCTTGGTGGAGCACCAGATGACCAACTACCAGGCTGGAGAACAGGATCTCAGCGCAAGAGAGCAGTTGGAATG CCAGTAAGAGTTCCCATAGTACCTTTCTCTATCCCAGAAAAGGATGATGATGACTACAATAATAGCAGGGTCTCCAAAGGAAGCGATGCATCAATCCCCACAAGTTTGTCCAg GCAAACATCTGGTTCAAATATGAACCCAATATTTGGGCTATCCTCCTCAAAGAACAGTGCTGTGGATCGGGATTTGGTGTGTGTTCAA CAACCAGCTCTTAGTCCAGAGAAATCCATCTGGGAGGACCAGGCAGCCATAGACTCAACCACAACACTCCTTCACACGTGTGACACAAAGAACGCCTCAAGAATGGAAG ATGTAACTTACAATTTCGATCAGATCGTCAATTCCAACTCTCCTGAGTCATGTTGGGCATACCTGACTAacctggagaagagagggaACCCTCACACAGACATCAACCTTCTTAATAAGCTCAAGGACTGTTACTCTAAAGTCTTCTTCAAGCTGCCAGTCAGACAATACAGCAAAAACGCCACCTACGCCAGAATACTAGTCCGATATGCAGAACTAAAAGG GATCGAGGATCCAGATGAAGCACAGGACCACTTCATAGTTGCAAGATCCAACTGCAAAGCCTTTGCCTTTGTCCACATAGCACATGCCCAGTTTGAGGTCTCTCAAG GTAATGTCAACAAAGCAACTTCAATTCTGCACAAAGCCCACACTTTAAATGCGAAGCCGGCCGAGCTCCTGGACATAGCCATACATAACCTTAAAGCTGGAGAGAAACGACTACTGCCCAACAGTGAGGAGGAACCTCCCACAG ATTTGCAAGCAAGTGCTCCCGTAATGTCTGCATGTGGTGGAATCCAGGAAGTACAGCTTCCTGCTCGGGTCCCTGTCAGACGTTCAGTAGAGCAGCCTAAACCTGCCAGCAGGGAGCCTTTGTCGGAGTGGAAGATCCCAACTTCCATCAACCGGCATGTTTCTCCTGAG GTTAAACAAACAACACCCCCTGAACCTAGACCCATTCCTCGTTTGGCAGAGTCTTTCCTTACGCCGTCCCTCCAACTTCCATCCAAAGTTAACTCACAAACAGTCTGCGAAACACCTAACAGCAATAGATATCCAGCTGCTAACAG CTTTATTACTCCTGTTGTAAAGAGAGGCCCTGAAGTGTATTCCTCTGCAGCAGCGGCACACAGAGCTGGGCCTGCTCAGCAGCCATGCACACCTCTAAATCAACCACTGTGTGCCCAGACACCACAG GCTTCCCTCAGTGTATTGTCCAATGAATCCATTACCATTAAGGGGAAGCAGTTCTTCATACTAAAGATGATTGGACGTGGTGGATCGAGCAAG GTCTACCAGGTGCTCGatcataaaaaacagctgtatGCAGTGAAATATGTCAACCTCGAGGAGGCCGATGCCCAGACAATAGAGAGTTACAAAAATGAAATTGAACATCTGAACCACCTGCAGCAGTACAGTGACCAGATTATAAAGCTCTATGACTA tgaaATAACCAACAGCTACATCTACATGCTGATGGAGTGTGGAAACTTGGATCTGAACACTTGGTTGCGAAACCGCAAAACTGTGAACCCTCTAGAGAGGAAGTTCTACTGGAAGAACATGCTGGAGGCCGTCCACACCATCCACAAACACG GAATTGTCCACAGCGACTTGAAACCAGCTAACTTCGTCATAGTGAATGCTTCGCTGAAACTGATCGACTTTGGCATCGCAAACAGAATCCAACCAGATGTAACGAGCATCATGAAGGATTCACAA GTAGGAACTTTGAACTATATGCCCCCTGAAGCCATCAAAGACACGTCATCCCAGACAGGAAAAGCACGCTCAAAG ATCAGCCCCAAAGGTGACGTGTGGTCCCTCGGATGCATCCTGTACTGTATGACTTACGGGAAGACTCCGTTCCAAAGCATCACCAACCAGATCAGCAAGCTGCACGCCATCATCGATCCCTCCCATAAAATAGAGTTTCCTGACATCTCGGAGAAGGATTTGCTCGATGTGTTGAAG AGATGCTTGGTACGAAACCCCAGAGAGAGAATTTCCATTGCAGAACTGCTGGAGCATCCGTACCTGCAGCTCAAACCACAAGCATCACCTGAACCAG AATATCCTTCTAACAACGATCTTAAGAAGATCCTGACAGACCTCGCAGCCCTCCAGTCTCCAAACAGCATCATCCGAGCTGCTAAT AATTTGGCAAGAATGTGCAGCAGTGGCAAGAAGCTGGATGTTGCAGAGTGTGCAAAGTCATCATCTTAA